The genomic window GATGAGGTTCCATCTCTGCTGACAGCtactgtaaagtgttaccaatacattctgatggggttcctTCTCTGCTGACAGCTACTGTAAACTGTTAccaagacattctgatggggttccttctctgctgacagctacagtaaactgttaccaatacattctgatggggttcctTCTCTGCTGACAGCTACTGTAAACTGTTACCaatacattctgatggggttcctTCTCTGCTGACAGCTACAGTAAACTGTTACCAAGACATTCTGATGAGGTTCCTTCTCTGCTGACAGCtactgtaaagtgttaccaatacattctgatggggttccttctctgctgacagctactgtaaagtgttaccaagacattctgatggggttccttctctgctgacagctacagtaaactgttaccaagacattctgatggggttccttctctgctgacagctacagtaaactgttaccaagacattctgatggggttcctTCTCTGCTGACAGCTACAGTAAAGTGATAGCAaaacattctgatggggttccttctctgctgacagctacagtaaagtgttaccaatacattctgatggggttcctTCTCTGCTGACAGCTACTGTAAACTGTTACCAATACTTTCTGATGGGGTTCCTTCTCTGCTGACAGCTACAGTAAACTCTTACCAATACATTCTGACGGGGTTCCTTCTCTGCTGACAGCTACAGTAAACTCTTACCaatacattctgatggggttccttctctgctgacagctacagtaaagtgttaccaatacattctgatggggttccttctctgctgacagctacagtaaactgttaccaagacattctgatggggttccttctctgctgacagctacagtaaactgttaccaagacattctgatggggttcctTCTCTGCTGACAGCTACTGTAAACTGTTACCaatacattctgatggggttcctTCTCTCCAAGAGTCTTGTAGCATCAATATACAGTATTTCCACATTCTTATCTCATTCCATAGGCAAAGACCAAAGGCATTCACACATCGTGTGACATTGGTGTAAAATACGCAGACAAACAGAAACGCAATTTTGATGACAAGAAGATCAAGGCTGGACAGTGTGTCATCGGACTGCAGGTAGGACATGCTGGGGATGATGTGTGATAGGTTGTTCTGTTACTGGATGTGACGATACAATACAATGTGTCAGTTTTGTTCATTGTTGTACCTTTCAGTATTTTGCCAGTGGAAATAATCCCGATAATAGAATGTTTATATGTAGCTTATTTTAGTGATTCTTCAAATGTAATACATGCACAATCGCTCTGTAATGGAGGCCAGATACCTGTAATGGAGGTCAGACACCTGTAATGGACGTCAGACACCTGTAATGGAGGTCAGACACCTGTAATGGAGGTCAGACACCTGTAATGGAGGTCAGACACCTGTAATGGAGGTCAGACACCTGTAGTGGAGGTCAGACACCTGTAATGGAGGTCAGACACCTGTAATGGAGGTCAGACACCTGTAATGGAGGTCAGACACCTGTTGTGGAGGTCAGATACCTGTAATGGAGGTCAGACACCTGTAATGGAGGTCAGATACCTGTAATGGAGGTCAGACACCTGTAATGGAGGTCAGACACCTGTAATGGAGGTCAGACACCTGTAatggaggtcagaggtcagatacCTGTAATTGAGGTCAGACACCTGTAATAGGCCTATTCAGCTAATGGTTCTATGTTCCTGCGTGTTTAGATGGGGACCAACAAGTGTGCAAGCCAGGCTGGTATGACAGCGTACGGGACCAGGAGACATCTTTACGACCCAAAGACCCAGACAGACAAGCCTTACGATCAGACCACCATCAGTCTGCAGATGGGCACCAACAAAGGAGCCAGCCAGGTAAAGCCAATGATGTATTTTAACACTACCCGTATGTCTACGGGTGGAACCCACACAGTTGCTTTTACAGTGGTCCACTTCCCCTTTTGAAACCATGATGGGACCTATGTAATGGAAGGAACTACCCAGCAAGTGCCAATCTTAAATGAGTTGGGGGAATGTAACAGGGAGTTGGGGGAATGTAACAGGGAGTTGGGGGAATGTAACAGGGAGCCGGGGGAATGTAACAAGGAGTTGGGGGAATGTAACCGGGAGTTGGGGGAATGTAACAGGGAGTTGGGGGAATGTAACAGGGAGTTGGGGGAATGTAACAGGGAGTTGGGGGAATGTAACAGGGAGTTGGGGGAATGTAACCGGGAGTTGGGGGAATGTAACCGGGAGTTGGGGGAATGTAACCGGGAGTTGGGGGAATGTAACCGGGAGTTGGGGGAATGTAACCGGGAGTTGGGGGAATGTAACAGGGAGTTGGGGGAATGTAACAGAGAGTTGGGGGAATTTAACAGGGAGTTGGGGGAATGTAACAGATAGCCGGGGGAATGTAACAGAGAGTTGGGGGAATGTAACAGAGAGTTGGGGGAATGTAACAGAGAGTTGGGGGAATGTAACAGAGAGTTGGGGGAATGTAACAGATAGCCGGGGGAATGTAACAGAGAGTTAGGGGAGTCTAGATATACTTTGCACATCACCATAATCACATTGTTGATATACATAATACTCATTGTTGTCTTGAAGAAGACCATCCAGGTCAATATTCCTGCCTTATAACTGTTTTCTTGGAAATCTCCTAAATGTGTCCCTGTCCTCgcgtcttctccactcctctcctagGCCGGTATGTCCTGCCCGGGAACACGTCGTGACATCTTCGACAATAAGCAGGTGCAGCAAGTGGACAACTCCACCATATCCTTGCAGATGGGCACCAACAAGGCAGCGTCCCAGAAGGGCATGAGCGCATATGGCCTGGGACGCCAGGTGTACGACCCCAAGTACTGCGGCTCGCCCACCGAGCCTGTCATTCACGCCGACGGGAGCCTGGGCACCAACTGCTCAGAGATCAGCGACAGTGACTATCAGGCTGAGGAGTTCCTCcacgagggagagggggaggagtacCCAGTGGCTTATCATGAAGAGGACGACTACAGCGACGTGGCCCACTACAACGAGGTCGAGCAGGGCATCGACTATTAGGGCTGTCCCCTCAGGGCCATCCggcactagcctggtcccagatctgtctgtgcCGCCAGGCTAATCCGGCTCCACCATAACAGCCGCTAGACGGAACAGTTAAACCGTGTATTTTAGCCACGACAAACAGATCCAGTCTTTTTCCTCGGTAGCCttatttttattgttgtttttaaATTGAAGCATAAGAGAGGAAATGTTGCCTTGAGTTCATTACTTCTTCACCTCCTGCCAACTCTTCTTCCATTATGAGCAGCAGTGGTTTCAGTCAGTTAAAGCATGTCATGTCCTGAGATCCAGTGTTTAGGGTGGGGCGATATTAGGATTGAGAAC from Oncorhynchus mykiss isolate Arlee chromosome 15, USDA_OmykA_1.1, whole genome shotgun sequence includes these protein-coding regions:
- the LOC110490889 gene encoding calponin-3 isoform X1 gives rise to the protein MTSFNKGPAYGLSAEVKSKIAGKYDMQKEEELRFWIEEVTGMAIGENFQKGLKDGIILGELINKLQPGSIKKINHSQLNWHKLENLGNFIKAILAYGMKPNDIFEANDLFENGNMTQVQSTLLSLASMAKTKGIHTSCDIGVKYADKQKRNFDDKKIKAGQCVIGLQMGTNKCASQAGMTAYGTRRHLYDPKTQTDKPYDQTTISLQMGTNKGASQAGMSCPGTRRDIFDNKQVQQVDNSTISLQMGTNKAASQKGMSAYGLGRQVYDPKYCGSPTEPVIHADGSLGTNCSEISDSDYQAEEFLHEGEGEEYPVAYHEEDDYSDVAHYNEVEQGIDY
- the LOC110490889 gene encoding calponin-3 isoform X2, with protein sequence MTSFNKGPAYGLSAEVKSKIAGKYDMQKEEELRFWIEEVTGMAIGENFQKGLKDGIILGELINKLQPGSIKKINHSQLNWHKAKTKGIHTSCDIGVKYADKQKRNFDDKKIKAGQCVIGLQMGTNKCASQAGMTAYGTRRHLYDPKTQTDKPYDQTTISLQMGTNKGASQAGMSCPGTRRDIFDNKQVQQVDNSTISLQMGTNKAASQKGMSAYGLGRQVYDPKYCGSPTEPVIHADGSLGTNCSEISDSDYQAEEFLHEGEGEEYPVAYHEEDDYSDVAHYNEVEQGIDY